From a single Brassica napus cultivar Da-Ae chromosome C9, Da-Ae, whole genome shotgun sequence genomic region:
- the BNAC09G50460D gene encoding uncharacterized protein BNAC09G50460D: protein MVVKMKQIMRWPPWPPLFAVKFDVIVAVHRIEGLSSDTGDCAARRRRPVVEIKWRGPRAVTLKRSSVERSYTEEGGFRGDGVVEWNEEFKRVCEFSVYKEGEFLPWIVSFTVFNGLSQGTKEKVRSFGKASLNIAEFFSLMKEDDVQVKVPLKMRGSSSSSSACLHISLQFSSKESLPERQRSALPVLWSPLSGEAEKAESVVKVGLRKMKTFNHCMSIRQASEKEESIKKDASSGSETRSPERSLDSESSYPFDTDSQEEGDAADESEESGVVEPVTYKTLRYANWARGSFHAGTNPEDDDLIYYSHRSPSAERGEEVSSDAVSSEQKKRMLSWKKRKLSFRSSKQKGEPLLKKDCLEEGGDDIDYDRRQLSSSDESTSDWYKSDDSVMKPLSEFGDDDFVVGSWETRDITSRDGLMKLKAQVFLASIDQRSERAAGESACTALVAVMAHWLGSNRDIIPTRSEFDSLIREGSSEWRNLCEKEEYRERFPDKHFDLETVLQAKIRPICVVPEKSFIGFFHPEKEEEEDASLDFLRDVMSFDSIWEEIMKHEPEESGSEPVIYIVSWNDHFFVLLVDHDAYYIIDTLGERLYEGCNQAYVLKFDKDAEIQRLKPEVKDQNKNKSEQVERSTESDEQEEEVVCCRGKESCREYIKSFLAAIPIQQAKADMKKGLVSSVHHRLQIELHFTRHLEQQQPNLLLLESSASEANVDWSLASQYSNSGGFGCEVAELVGVEV from the exons ATGGTGGTGAAAATGAAGCAGATCATGCGGTGGCCGCCGTGGCCTCCTCTCTTCGCCGTCAAATTCGACGTGATCGTCGCCGTCCACAGGATCGAGGGGTTGAGTTCCGATACCGGCGACTGCGCCGCGAGGAGGAGGAGGCCCGTCGTGGAGATCAAATGGAGAGGGCCCAGAGCGGTGACTCTCAAACGGAGCTCCGTCGAAAGGAGCTACACGGAGGAAGGAGGGTTTCGAGGCGACGGCGTGGTGGAGTGGAACGAGGAGTTTAAGAGGGTCTGCGAGTTCTCTGTTTACAAGGAAGGAGAGTTTCTTCCCTGGATCGTCTCCTTCACCGTCTTCAAT GGATTGAGTCAAGGAACGAAGGAGAAAGTTCGTAGCTTTGGGAAGGCATCACTGAACATAGCAGAGTTCTTTTCGTTGATGAAAGAAGATGATGTTCAAGTCAAAGTGCCTCTTAAGATGCGTggctcatcctcatcttcatcagCATGTCTTCAT ATCTCTCTTCAGTTTTCATCTAAAGAATCATTACCTGAAAGGCAAAGATCTGCTCTTCCTGTCCTGTGGTCTCCTCTCTCCGGAGAGGCAGAGAAAGCCGAGTCTGTTGTCAAAGTAGGCCTGAGGAAGATGAAAACATTCAACCACTGCATGTCTATTCGCCAGGCTTCTGAAAAGGAGGAGAGTATTAAAAAAGATGCAAGCAGCGGAAGTGAAACCAGAAGCCCTGAGAGAAGCCTTGACTCTGAGTCTTCTTATCCCTTTGACACAGACTCTCAGGAGGAAGGAGATGCTGCGGATGAATCAGAAGAGAGCGGTGTGGTTGAGCCTGTTACTTACAAAACACTAAGATACGCTAATTGGGCTAGAGGCTCTTTTCATGCTGGTACAAACCCTGAAGATGATGACTTGATATATTACAGCCACCGCAGCCCATCAGCAGAGAGAGGGGAGGAGGTTTCGAGTGATGCAGTGAGCTCGGAGCAGAAGAAGAGAATGTTATCTTGGAAGAAGAGAAAGCTCAGTTTTAGATCTTCTAAACAGAAAGGAGAACCGCTTCTTAAAAAGGATTGCCTTGAAGAAGGAGGTGATGATATAGATTATGACCGGAGACAGCTTAGCTCATCTGATGAGTCTACCTCTGAT TGGTATAAGTCTGATGATTCAGTGATGAAACCATTGTCTGAGTTTGGAGACGATGACTTTGTTGTTGGTAGCTGGGAGACGAGAGATATTACAAGCCGTGACGGGCTGATGAAACTCAAGGCTCAAGTCTTTCTCGCTTCAATCGACCAAAGAAGCGAGAGAGCAGCTGGAGAAAGCGCCTGCACGGCTTTAGTTGCTGTGATGGCGCATTGGTTAGGATCAAACAGAGACATAATCCCGACAAGGTCAGAGTTCGACAGTCTCATCAGAGAAGGATCATCCGAGTGGAGGAACTTGTGCGAGAAGGAAGAGTACAGGGAGCGGTTTCCCGACAAACATTTTGATCTGGAGACGGTTCTACAGGCTAAGATCAGACCTATCTGTGTGGTCCCCGAGAAGTCCTTCATAGGGTTTTTCCATCCGgagaaggaggaagaagaagacgcgAGTCTTGACTTTCTGAGAGATGTGATGTCCTTTGATAGTATATGGGAAGAGATTATGAAACACGAGCCGGAGGAGTCGGGAAGCGAGCCTGTGATCTACATTGTGAGCTGGAATGATCATTTCTTCGTCCTACTCGTTGACCACGATGCTTATTACATCATAGACACGCTTGGGGAGAGGCTTTACGAAGGTTGCAACCAAGCTTATGTGTTGAAGTTTGACAAAGATGCAGAGATCCAGAGATTGAAACCAGAGGTTAAGGACCAGAACAAGAACAAGTCAGAGCAAGTCGAGAGATCAACGGAATCAGATGAGCAAGAAGAGGAAGTAGTGTGTTGTAGAGGTAAAGAGTCGTGCAGAGAGTATATAAAGAGCTTTCTAGCTGCGATTCCAATACAGCAAGCTAAAGCTGATATGAAGAAAGGATTGGTTTCGTCTGTGCATCACCGTCTTCAGATAGAGCTTCACTTCACAAGACACCTTGAGCAGCAACAACCAAATCTGCTGCTGCTTGAATCCTCTGCAAGTGAAGCAAATGTGGATTGGTCACTGGCGAGTCAGTACAGCAATAGTGGGGGGTTTGGTTGCGAAGTGGCTGAGCTAGTGGGAGTTGAAGTTTGA
- the LOC106440630 gene encoding vacuolar protein sorting-associated protein 60.2-like isoform X2, with the protein MKRIFGAKNNKEPPPSIQDASDRINKRGESVEDKVKRLDAELCKYKDQIKRTRPGPAQEAIKARAMRVLKQKKMYEGQRDMLYNQTFNLDQVSFAAEGLKDAQQTMTALKSANKELKGMMKTVKIQDIDNLQDEMMDLMDVSSEIQDSLGRSYNVPDDIDEDDLMGELDALEADMGNETEADGVPSYLQPDKEPDLDEELDLPPPPPGRTTTTGAQPERAAQVSFTL; encoded by the exons atgaagagaatATTCGGTGCGAAAAACAACAAAGAGCCTCCACCGTCCATTCAGGATGCTTCTGATCGG ATCAATAAAAGAGGAGAGTCAGTGGAAGATAAGGTTAAGAGGCTTGATGCTGAGCTTTGCAAATACAAAGACCAGATCAAAAGGACCAGACCTGGTCCTGCTCAAGAAGCTATCAAAGCACGAGCTATGCGAGTtctcaaacaaaagaaaat GTATGAAGGACAACGTGACATGCTGTACAATCAGACTTTCAACCTTGATCAAGTTTCTTTTGCTGCTGAAGGCCTCAAAGATGCTCAACAAACT ATGACAGCGTTGAAATCAGCTAACAAGGAGTTGAAAGGAATGATGAAAACCGTCAAGATCCAGGACATAGAT AACTTGCAAGATGAGATGATGGACTTAATGGATGTGAGCTCTGAAATTCAAGATTCACTGGGTAGGAGCTACAATGTTCCTGATGACATTGACGAAGATGACCTCATGGGTG AGCTTGATGCACTTGAAGCTGACATGGGAAACGAGACTGAAGCAGACGGAGTGCCTTCCTATCTCCAACCCGACAAGGAACCGGATCTTGATGAGGAACTTGACTTACCTCCTCCCCCACCAGGAAGGACAACAACAACAGGAGCTCAACCTGAACGAGCTGCGCAAGTGAGTTTCACTCTCTAG
- the LOC106440630 gene encoding vacuolar protein sorting-associated protein 60.2-like isoform X1, with translation MKRIFGAKNNKEPPPSIQDASDRINKRGESVEDKVKRLDAELCKYKDQIKRTRPGPAQEAIKARAMRVLKQKKMYEGQRDMLYNQTFNLDQVSFAAEGLKDAQQTMTALKSANKELKGMMKTVKIQDIDNLQDEMMDLMDVSSEIQDSLGRSYNVPDDIDEDDLMGELDALEADMGNETEADGVPSYLQPDKEPDLDEELDLPPPPPGRTTTTGAQPERAAQKAEDEWGLPAVPRASLRG, from the exons atgaagagaatATTCGGTGCGAAAAACAACAAAGAGCCTCCACCGTCCATTCAGGATGCTTCTGATCGG ATCAATAAAAGAGGAGAGTCAGTGGAAGATAAGGTTAAGAGGCTTGATGCTGAGCTTTGCAAATACAAAGACCAGATCAAAAGGACCAGACCTGGTCCTGCTCAAGAAGCTATCAAAGCACGAGCTATGCGAGTtctcaaacaaaagaaaat GTATGAAGGACAACGTGACATGCTGTACAATCAGACTTTCAACCTTGATCAAGTTTCTTTTGCTGCTGAAGGCCTCAAAGATGCTCAACAAACT ATGACAGCGTTGAAATCAGCTAACAAGGAGTTGAAAGGAATGATGAAAACCGTCAAGATCCAGGACATAGAT AACTTGCAAGATGAGATGATGGACTTAATGGATGTGAGCTCTGAAATTCAAGATTCACTGGGTAGGAGCTACAATGTTCCTGATGACATTGACGAAGATGACCTCATGGGTG AGCTTGATGCACTTGAAGCTGACATGGGAAACGAGACTGAAGCAGACGGAGTGCCTTCCTATCTCCAACCCGACAAGGAACCGGATCTTGATGAGGAACTTGACTTACCTCCTCCCCCACCAGGAAGGACAACAACAACAGGAGCTCAACCTGAACGAGCTGCGCAA AAGGCTGAGGATGAATGGGGATTACCTGCGGTGCCACGTGCTTCACTTCGGGGTTAA
- the LOC106440630 gene encoding vacuolar protein sorting-associated protein 60.2-like isoform X3, translating to MRVLKQKKMYEGQRDMLYNQTFNLDQVSFAAEGLKDAQQTMTALKSANKELKGMMKTVKIQDIDNLQDEMMDLMDVSSEIQDSLGRSYNVPDDIDEDDLMGELDALEADMGNETEADGVPSYLQPDKEPDLDEELDLPPPPPGRTTTTGAQPERAAQKAEDEWGLPAVPRASLRG from the exons ATGCGAGTtctcaaacaaaagaaaat GTATGAAGGACAACGTGACATGCTGTACAATCAGACTTTCAACCTTGATCAAGTTTCTTTTGCTGCTGAAGGCCTCAAAGATGCTCAACAAACT ATGACAGCGTTGAAATCAGCTAACAAGGAGTTGAAAGGAATGATGAAAACCGTCAAGATCCAGGACATAGAT AACTTGCAAGATGAGATGATGGACTTAATGGATGTGAGCTCTGAAATTCAAGATTCACTGGGTAGGAGCTACAATGTTCCTGATGACATTGACGAAGATGACCTCATGGGTG AGCTTGATGCACTTGAAGCTGACATGGGAAACGAGACTGAAGCAGACGGAGTGCCTTCCTATCTCCAACCCGACAAGGAACCGGATCTTGATGAGGAACTTGACTTACCTCCTCCCCCACCAGGAAGGACAACAACAACAGGAGCTCAACCTGAACGAGCTGCGCAA AAGGCTGAGGATGAATGGGGATTACCTGCGGTGCCACGTGCTTCACTTCGGGGTTAA
- the LOC111210721 gene encoding alpha-L-arabinofuranosidase 2-like, producing the protein MMDMECSLKFLTSICMILFLLGSYSAYENVRLVDAREDNEKHYVTLQVDASNATGRPIPETLFGIFFEEINHAGAGGLWAELVSNRGFEAGGQIIPSSIWPWSIIGDESTISVVTDRSSCFERNKIALRMEVLCNSSGCPSEGVGVYNPGYWGMNIEEGKKYKVTLYVRSTGDIDVSVSLTSSNGSLTLASEQIIALTSEVSKWTKKEVLLEANGTDDGARLQLTTTKNGSIWLDQVSAMPVDTYKGHGFRNDLFQMMVDLKPRFIRFPGGCYVEGDSLSNAFQWKETVGAWEERAGHYGDVWKYWTDDGLGHFEFFQLAEDLGAAPIWVFNSGISHQDQVETASIMPFVQEALDGIEFARGDANSTWGSVRAAMGHPKPFDLKYVAVGNEDCWQKYTYYKGNYLVFYNAIKKAYPDIKIISNCDGSSQPLDHPADYYDFHVYKPAKELFSMSHKFDKTSRDGPKAFVSEYAVNITDANTGNLLAALGEAGFLLGLEKNSDVVGMVSYAPLFLNINDRRWIPDAIVFNSSHLYGTPSYWLQQFFTESSGATLLSSTMEGNSSYVEASAISFQSNGSDYIQIKAVNFANVTVELKVKMTGLDSKVSAKKKKVLTSASVMDENSFSNPEMITPQESLGVMPEGNLTFVLAPYSFSSFDI; encoded by the exons ATGATGGACATGGAGTGTTCTCTGAAGTTTCTGACAAGTATTTGCATGATATTATTTCTCCTTGGCTCTTATTCTGCTTACGAGAATGTTCGTCTTGTTGATGCTCGAGAAGACAACGAAAAACATTATGTGACACTGCAAGTAGATGCTTCCAACGCCACAGGACGACCCATTCCTGAAACCCTTTTTGGGATCTTCTTTGAG GAAATCAATCATGCTGGAGCAGGTGGACTGTGGGCTGAACTTGTTAGCAACAGAG GATTTGAAGCCGGTGGACAAATCATTCCTTCCAGTATCTGGCCTTGGTCCATTATTGGAGATGAATCAACCATATCTGTAGTTACAGACCGCTCTTCATGTTTTGAGCGCAACAAAATTGCACTTAGAATGGAAGTGCTTTGTAACAGCAGTGGTTGTCCATCAGAAGGAGTCGGAGTTTATAACCCGGGTTACTGGGGCATG aacatTGAAGAAGGAAAGAAATACAAAGTGACCCTTTATGTGCGTTCCACTGGGGACATCGATGTGTCTGTGTCTTTGACAAGCTCGAATGGATCACTAACTCTTGCATCAGAGCAGATTAT AGCTTTGACTTCTGAGGTTTCAAAATGGACAAAGAAGGAAGTGCTTTTGGAGGCAAATGGAACAGATGATGGCGCAAGGCTTCAATTGACAACCACCAAAAATGGTTCAATCTGGCTTGATCAAGTCTCAGCCATGCCTGTGGATACTTATAAG GGACATGGTTTTAGGAATGATCTTTTCCAAATGATGGTTGATCTCAAACCTCGTTTCATCCGTTTCCCTG GTGGTTGTTATGTGGAGGGTGATTCGTTAAGCAACGCATTCCAGTGGAAAGAAACCGTGGGAGCTTGGGAAGAGAGAGCTGGACACTATGGTGATGTTTGGAAGTACTGGACCGATGATGGTCTTGGTCACTTTGAGTTCTTTCAA CTGGCTGAAGATCTCGGTGCAGCTCCAATATGGGTGTTTAACAGTG GAATCAGTCATCAAGATCAAGTTGAAACCGCAAGTATCATGCCGTTTGTTCAA gAAGCGCTAGATGGTATTGAGTTTGCTCGTGGTGATGCTAATTCAACATGGGGATCAGTTCGAGCTGCAATGGGACATCCAAAGCCTTTTGACCTTAAATATGTTGCGGTCGGGAATGAAGATTGTTGGCAGAAATACACATACtacaaag gAAACTACCTTGTGTTCTATAATGCTATCAAGAAAGCCTATCCAGACATCAAAATCATCTCCAACTGCGATGGATCTTCTCAACCACTCGATCACCCCGCTGATTACTATGATTTTCAC gtttATAAACCTGCCAAGGAGTTGTTTTCCATGTCCCATAAGTTTGACAAAACGTCGCGTGATGGTCCAAAG GCTTTTGTTAGTGAATACGCTGTGAACATAACAGATGCTAATACTGGAAACCTTCTAGCTGCTCTTGGTGAAGCAGGTTTCCTCCTTGGTTTGGAAAAGAACAG TGATGTTGTGGGAATGGTAAGTTATGCACCTCTCTTCCTTAACATAAACGACAGAAG gTGGATTCCAGATGCAATAGTGTTCAACTCCTCTCATTTGTATGGAACACCAAGCTACTGGCTCCAACAGTTCTTCACAGAGTCAAGTGGAGCAACTCTTCTCAGCTCTACTATGGAGGGAAACTCTTCTTATGTTGAAGCATCTGCCATATCCTTCCAAAGCAATGGCTCTGATTACATACAGATTAAG GCTGTTAACTTTGCAAACGTGACAGTGGAGCTGAAGGTAAAGATGACTGGATTGGACTCGAAAGTTTctgcaaaaaagaagaaagtacTTACATCTGCCAGTGTGATGGATGAGAACTCCTTCTCCAACCCAGAGATG ATTACGCCACAAGAAAGCTTAGGGGTGATGCCCGAGGGGAACTTGACGTTTGTTCTCGCGCCCTACTCCTTTTCATCATTCGACATTTAG